A genomic region of Marinobacter sp. NP-4(2019) contains the following coding sequences:
- a CDS encoding porin family protein — protein sequence MKTSRSLVFGLTALAGTIAAAPAVASDMYKSSVGGLYAGLNYTFFNIEEGSDDVDVGTLSAKVGALATPYFGAEARAGFGVDDDNIGGVDFSVDNFFGGYATLNLANESPATPYVIFGLTRVELEAEGPLGTATEDDSDFSYGVGVNIEMAPQVSGNLEYMRYYDKDDVTVDGLGLGVTFNF from the coding sequence GGACTGACAGCGCTCGCAGGCACCATCGCTGCGGCACCGGCGGTCGCGAGTGATATGTACAAGTCGAGTGTTGGCGGCCTGTACGCCGGCCTGAACTACACCTTCTTCAATATTGAGGAAGGCTCCGACGATGTCGACGTCGGAACTTTGTCCGCCAAAGTGGGTGCACTGGCCACACCCTACTTCGGCGCGGAAGCACGGGCAGGTTTCGGCGTTGACGACGATAACATTGGTGGAGTCGATTTCTCCGTGGATAACTTCTTCGGTGGGTACGCAACGCTGAACCTGGCCAATGAATCACCAGCAACACCCTATGTTATTTTCGGTCTTACCCGGGTGGAACTGGAAGCTGAAGGGCCACTCGGAACTGCTACCGAGGATGATTCCGACTTTTCCTACGGCGTGGGCGTCAACATTGAAATGGCTCCCCAAGTGTCCGGTAATCTGGAGTATATGCGTTACTATGACAAGGACGACGTCACTGTTGATGGCCTGGGCCTCGGCGTGACCTTTAATTTCTGA